From Amycolatopsis sp. WQ 127309:
ATCTCGTAGCCCATCGTCTTCTTGCCCTCGATGCGGTACGGCTCCTTCAGCGTCGAGACCTCCTGCACGTCCGGACGTCGCTGGACCGCCGCGGCGACGAGCTTTCCCGCGTCGCCGATGAGCCCGTCCACCCGGTACAGCTCGGCGCCGGCCGCGACGCACTCGCGCATGGTGATCGACGGCGCGTCGTCCGGCATCGCGACCAGGCTCGTCAGCCCGGCGCGGGCCGCGTACAACGCCCACGCCGCGCCCGCGTTGCCGTTCGTCGGCATCGCGATCCCGCGCACGCCCAGCTCGGCCGCCCGTGAGACGCCGACCGCGGCGCCCCGCGCCTTGAACGAGCCGGTCGGCACCAGCCCCTCGTCCTTCATCCACAGCCGGGACAGGCCCAGCTCACGGCCGTAGCGCGGCAGGCGCAGCAACGGCGTCATGCCCTCGCCGAGGCTCACGACGTGCTCGGCCGAGCGCACCGGCAGCACCTCGTGGTAGCGCCACAGCGTCGGCTCGCGCCCGGAGATCTCCTTCGGCGTCACGCCTTCGCGGACGCCGTCGAGGTCGTAGCGCGCGAGCAGCGGCGCGCCGGCCGGGGACACGCCCTGGACGACGTCGGCGTCGAGGCGCTCGCCGGTCCGGGAGCATTCGAGGTGGCTGAGGAACGAGTACGGCACGGCGTCTCCGGTCTGAAGCGTCAGAAGCGGCGGGTGAACGGCTTCGGCGCGCGCATCCGGATCAGCAGCAGGAGCGGCACCAGGACGTAGGGCAGGTTGAACGCGAGGAACTTCACCGGGTTGCCGGTGCGCGTGGCCGGGTCGCCGAAGAACTCGACGCCGAACACGACGACCCCGGTGAGCGTGACGATCATCGTCGCGTAGACCACCGCGGGCAGCTGGATCCAGTTCTTGCCGCTGAGCAGCGCGAACACGAGCACGACGTAGAACGGCATGTAGACGAACGCCGAGAGCCCGGTGACGATCCGCATCCAGTCCGGCGGGTGCATGAACAGCGGGTCCGCGTCGTGGGCGTACCACCAGTTCGAGTTGACGAAGAAGTTGCTGGACGGCTGCGAGAAGTCCACGCCCACGGTCGGCAGCAGGTCACTGATCAGCGAGGTGATCGTGAAGGCCGAGAACAGCACCGCGAAGAAGATGTCGATCTTCCGGTCCCGCAGCGGCAGGTTCATGTGATCGATCCTAAGTCCTATTGTGAGGGCATGGACGCGCTGCGGGTCTGCCTCTACGTCTTCGCCGGAGTGACGCTCGGCACGTGGCTGCTGTCGGTGCTGACCAGGGAGTACTCCTGGGTCGACCGGATCTGGTCGATCGTCCCGGTGGCCTACCTGGGCATCTTCGCCGGCGCCGCCGGGTTCGCCGACGCCCGCCTGGACGTGATGTTCGCGCTGGTCCTGGCGTGGGGCGTCCGGCTGACGTTCAACTTCGCCCGGAAGGGTGGTTACGCCCGCGGGGGCGAGGACTACCGGTGGGCGGTGCTGCGCGAGAAGCTCGCGCCCTGGCAGTTCCAGGTGTTCAACTTCTTCTTCATCTCGCTCTACCAGAACGCGATCCTGCTGCTGATCACGCTGCCCGCGATGACGGCGCTGGACCACCAGGGCGCGTTCGGCGTGTGGGACGTCGTCGTCGCGGTGATCTTCGCGGCGTTCCTGGCCGGCGAAACGGTCGCGGACCAGCAGCAGTGGACGTTCCACCGCGAGAAGCACGCGGGCCGGGCGTCGACGCGCTTCCGCCAGGACGGCCTGTTCCGCTACTCGCGGCATCCGAACTTCTTCTTCGAGCAGGCCCAGTGGTGGGTGATCGCGGCGTTCGGCGTGGTCGCGGCGGGTCTCACGTGGACGGTCCTGGGCGCGATCCTGCTGACGCTGCTGTTCGTCGGGTCGACGAAGTTCACGGAGAGCATCACGCTGGGACGCTACCCGGAGTACGCGGACTACCAGCGCCGCACGTCCGCGGTGGTGCCGTGGCCGCCCAAGCGCGAGCCGGTCCGCCCGTAGCGGCAGAGCCGTTTCCGCCCGGAACGTCACCAGTCGGTTCCGGTGTGCCCCGATGGCCGCGGGACGGCGTCACTTCCGGCGGTGACGCCGTCCCGCCGGGCTCACACCGCCACCCGGCCGCCGTCCACCGGGAG
This genomic window contains:
- a CDS encoding emopamil-binding family protein codes for the protein MNLPLRDRKIDIFFAVLFSAFTITSLISDLLPTVGVDFSQPSSNFFVNSNWWYAHDADPLFMHPPDWMRIVTGLSAFVYMPFYVVLVFALLSGKNWIQLPAVVYATMIVTLTGVVVFGVEFFGDPATRTGNPVKFLAFNLPYVLVPLLLLIRMRAPKPFTRRF
- a CDS encoding threonine synthase translates to MPYSFLSHLECSRTGERLDADVVQGVSPAGAPLLARYDLDGVREGVTPKEISGREPTLWRYHEVLPVRSAEHVVSLGEGMTPLLRLPRYGRELGLSRLWMKDEGLVPTGSFKARGAAVGVSRAAELGVRGIAMPTNGNAGAAWALYAARAGLTSLVAMPDDAPSITMRECVAAGAELYRVDGLIGDAGKLVAAAVQRRPDVQEVSTLKEPYRIEGKKTMGYEIAEQFGWRLPDVILYPTGGGVGIIGIYKALLEMREMGWVSGALPRLVAVQATGCAPIVEAFSRGDRESVPFPDARTVAFGITVPKALGDFLVLDAVYATGGSAVAVTDEELLAAQRELSEREGTFVCPEGGACFAALRHLRESGWLEGDEDVVVLNTGAGIKYPETVPLDVPLLAKTDSIP
- a CDS encoding DUF1295 domain-containing protein: MDALRVCLYVFAGVTLGTWLLSVLTREYSWVDRIWSIVPVAYLGIFAGAAGFADARLDVMFALVLAWGVRLTFNFARKGGYARGGEDYRWAVLREKLAPWQFQVFNFFFISLYQNAILLLITLPAMTALDHQGAFGVWDVVVAVIFAAFLAGETVADQQQWTFHREKHAGRASTRFRQDGLFRYSRHPNFFFEQAQWWVIAAFGVVAAGLTWTVLGAILLTLLFVGSTKFTESITLGRYPEYADYQRRTSAVVPWPPKREPVRP